GAATCGCATTCGGAAAATGATTGATCACGCGGAGAAACGCCCATGACCACGATCGCCAGCCGATTCGTCGAGGCCACGTTCGATCTGCTTTTGATCACAACGTTGCAATACACGCTCTTCGCGGTCCCGCTGCTCATCGGGTTACTCATCTGGCATCGGCGACCTGCGATTTGTCATGCTCTCGCTCTTGTGCTGGTTTCTGCGGCACTCGTAGCACCATTGGCCGCAACGACGGCCCGACAACTTCATCTGTGCTGGCTGCCATTACCGGCTGGATTGACCACGACGACAAACCGAGCGAGCGAACTCTCGGAACCCGAATCAGTTGACAATGAATCTGCCAATACCGCATGGATCGGCATAGCGTCACCCGTAAATCCGCACGAACATCCAGTGCCCAAGAATGAACGCACTGAACAACCAGCGAGCGTTGCAAATCGAGTGACTGCCAACGAGTCACCAACAACTCGCAGTCTCCCACCTGTGGTAACCATTGCGAAGACTGCAGTTATCGATTCGACAAACTCAGCGAGCAGCCAACCGGATGTCGCCGCAGGGATGGCGTCCGGCAAATCGATGCAACGATTTCATCTGATGGGATTCCTCAAAACACACGCCTCAAAACTTCGAACTCTTCTAGTCGCAGTCTGGTTGATGGGATTCGCATATCGTGTCTGGCAATTCGCACGCCTATGTCGGCGAGTTCATAGTTTGGTGGAGCACACTACACTCGTCACAGAACGCCGCATACTGGATGTTCTGCAAGAAGTCGCCGACCAACTTGAATTGCGCCGGACGGTCACAATGTCGGCCTCACCGGCTCTCAACAACCCATTTGTCTTTGGCGTCATTCATACACAAGTGATCGTTCCGATCTGGCTCCTTTCGTCCGACAATGAATCGCAATTGCGACATGTCCTGTTACACGAATTGAGTCACATCGCCCGCGGTGATTTGCAAATTGGATTGATCCAGCGTTGTGCCACGACTCTGTTCTGGTTTCACCCGCTGGTCCACCTTGCCAGCATAATTCTCTCCAATGCGCGCGAAGAACTGTGCGACAACGATGTGCTGCGGAACTCGTCAGCCGTTGACTACTCCCGCACCCTCCTGCGGATCGCTGAGATGTTCGCGGGCCCGGTTGAACGTCCGGCGTTGTCGCTGTTTTCACGTCGCCAAACATTGGAATCGCGCATCGCGGCGCTGCTTGACCCAAGACGAGACCAAACGACGCGATTGCCACGAAGAATTTCACGAATTCTAGTTGCGATTGCAGGGATTTTGGGATTCCTCGCGGCCGGCGTTGGTACCGCCAATTCATTTCGCTTTCTGGTAGCCGATGCGGAGGCACCGGCGAATGCAGCCGACGGCCCTAGGTCTGAACAACAGCAATTGATTGATCGAATCCGCGCGCGTGTGAAATACATGCTCGGGCTCTCTGCGACCATTAAGAAGTTGGAATACGAACTGGAACTCGGCGGGAACGCCACGTCAATCTTGGTCGAAGACCATTCGGCGGGTCGTTTGGCCCCGTGGCAAGGGACAACGCTTCAAGGTGGATTGCAACAGCTTCTCAATTCCCCGGATCGATTCGACATTCAAATCGATCAGCAGGCAAGCGAAGGCACATTGATACTCCATGCCGTCTGGAAAGTCCCTGAGGGCAACTTCAGTTTTCACTGCGGCAACGGGGTGCAGGACACGTACCAGGGGTACTTTTCTCATCCCGCTCGCGAAACCACCATCACCATTGATGCGAAGAGTTTTGTTCCCCTCAAAGAGCTGACACGGGACACCACGGTGCTTTACGAAAATTGGGAAGAGGTTGAAACGGGCAGATCGGTTCCAAGGCAGATTCAGATCATCCGCTACGGGATTCATGATCGTCTGAGTTTCGATTGGCTTGGCCAGTCGATCTGGCTGCTGCGTTCCTCAGAATCGCTTCTGCCGAGATCGACGATGATCAGGACGTATGTTCGGAACGTACGCATCGATTCGAAAGCGGTTGAGCGGGCGCCGACCGCACACGAATTGCGTTCACGGGCTGGTGTGCGTGCGCTGCGTGATTTGCTGGATCACAATCGCCCGTGGCTGGATCGGGGGCTCACCGGTTCTGGCTGGAAACCACCCTTCGAAACCTTGTCCTATACCTTTCACACCGAACGCGAAGACATCCTTGAGTCTTGCAACTTCGACCGCACCGGTGAAGCGGTCTTCGAAGTGACTCGCGACGGCAAGGGGCAAGTGAAAAATCACGTTGGTGCCCTCAGCACTTCGCTCAACACGCAGGAAACGGCCGACGCGATGCGCGACGCCAACTATGCGCACATTCAAGGCCGGCCCAAGCGACCGGAAGGACCACCTCGTGATCTGGCGTTGAAACATTATGCTCGTATCGGATGTCAGTTCGATCTGCCACTGTTTCACTATCAGGGGCGACTTGAATCGGCGGAAGTCGAGATCGCGGACGGCGAATGGAATGGCACAAGTTGTCGAAAGGTGATCGTCACGAATCTTAGTGGCCGCCCCTTTCTGGGTTGTGGCACGATGTTTGGGTTTACGTCATGGTCCTACGTGCATCATATCTATCCTGAGTCCGAAGTGCTTTACGTTGATCCGGCTCGAAATCAGATCCTGCATGAAACGCTCATCGGTCGTGATAGAACATTCGAAATCGACTTCGGCGACTATGTCGAAGTGGCGTCGGGTCAGTTCGCGCCGCTCTCCATTCGGATCGAGTCACCTGCTTACTTCACCTGTGAATATCGATTCCAGATTGTGGGTCAGACGCATTGGATGCTCGATCACGTGGCCTCATGGTTTGATCCCAACGACAAGAGTCGCGGGATCGTCAAAGAGATCGAAATCAATGGCGGTCACATGCTGCTCGACAACGCCCGACGACAAGTCGCCAATACGCGTCAATTGTTTCAGGGCGAAGGGGAATCTCAAGACCACGTGAATCTCGCCCAGATCCCCTTTGTGCTGGGATCCGTCATGCAAGTTGGCTCGTACAAAGTTCAAGTGACATCTTCCGACGCACAGTCGGTGGTGATCGATGCAAA
This Schlesneria paludicola DSM 18645 DNA region includes the following protein-coding sequences:
- a CDS encoding M56 family metallopeptidase; this translates as MTTIASRFVEATFDLLLITTLQYTLFAVPLLIGLLIWHRRPAICHALALVLVSAALVAPLAATTARQLHLCWLPLPAGLTTTTNRASELSEPESVDNESANTAWIGIASPVNPHEHPVPKNERTEQPASVANRVTANESPTTRSLPPVVTIAKTAVIDSTNSASSQPDVAAGMASGKSMQRFHLMGFLKTHASKLRTLLVAVWLMGFAYRVWQFARLCRRVHSLVEHTTLVTERRILDVLQEVADQLELRRTVTMSASPALNNPFVFGVIHTQVIVPIWLLSSDNESQLRHVLLHELSHIARGDLQIGLIQRCATTLFWFHPLVHLASIILSNAREELCDNDVLRNSSAVDYSRTLLRIAEMFAGPVERPALSLFSRRQTLESRIAALLDPRRDQTTRLPRRISRILVAIAGILGFLAAGVGTANSFRFLVADAEAPANAADGPRSEQQQLIDRIRARVKYMLGLSATIKKLEYELELGGNATSILVEDHSAGRLAPWQGTTLQGGLQQLLNSPDRFDIQIDQQASEGTLILHAVWKVPEGNFSFHCGNGVQDTYQGYFSHPARETTITIDAKSFVPLKELTRDTTVLYENWEEVETGRSVPRQIQIIRYGIHDRLSFDWLGQSIWLLRSSESLLPRSTMIRTYVRNVRIDSKAVERAPTAHELRSRAGVRALRDLLDHNRPWLDRGLTGSGWKPPFETLSYTFHTEREDILESCNFDRTGEAVFEVTRDGKGQVKNHVGALSTSLNTQETADAMRDANYAHIQGRPKRPEGPPRDLALKHYARIGCQFDLPLFHYQGRLESAEVEIADGEWNGTSCRKVIVTNLSGRPFLGCGTMFGFTSWSYVHHIYPESEVLYVDPARNQILHETLIGRDRTFEIDFGDYVEVASGQFAPLSIRIESPAYFTCEYRFQIVGQTHWMLDHVASWFDPNDKSRGIVKEIEINGGHMLLDNARRQVANTRQLFQGEGESQDHVNLAQIPFVLGSVMQVGSYKVQVTSSDAQSVVIDAKATDAAAPDSVPICFFDADGRLLFAPTLTLEEQNGVKQGQSKIRGSEVWNRVRFVASPALRSGENTNPVSVIPFHWNEPIAVNVAAPRSVPSGLPRDARPTIEIKTRSFRMEVVRDSEGRAKAKLNVVSLDGPQEFWFDIALALISESGDLLSTGHLATALRVEFKPVENQFEVELGSIPAGTEPRHLIVGLSPGNITGGHVGSMWGQFMNETPAFSVITLLKSGDEHNWKTGMAQLAREDIDIRIFKEFHDEYPKRLRSDGSRIRLLEPHRDALRTIVAKAQQPDALAAAVRFLAYSEDQAAAKLLEPLLRHPSAQVQEAAAIGLTFLHGHTHFERVRNILASKAATASLDKPRFYDLQEQDALISLVHHDSDRAVDLLGTTLLDDLKQLTVERDEKDRIFLAGSHQRALNLCNLLGNTGRPRAASWIMAAIDLLAERQEIAKHFEQYRLLASALKFEAETQAYIMASIETGKFAGEWIHALRYSKNPQYVSAVLRFHQSSHLTAHDGDDVVSYLSNINTPESLVGLQNFYESGWNRDDRSMWLHLCQSLAATGDARGLKDAFETLVMLDQTAQPPATDREHRTWKSTRDQLHDQAMLVITKANQDTLAKFLVKYVSTQTLEEQHVVLECLWTFPTFPHEFGPVLKRWSESENDRTKTSAKRLMNRG